Genomic window (Deltaproteobacteria bacterium):
CGAACCATTTTGTGATCCGGGGTCCGTCGAATTCATGTTGAATTCATTGAAAATGACCATTGTATCTGGTAGATTCAATGTTCTTTCGCGATGTCGGTATCGACGCAGGTGCACGAGGTCATCTCACCGGAGAAGTCGGGACGGTTACGTACAAGCCTGAAATGAAGGCACGGTTATCTTCCCGCTTAATGGATTATCACGGGCGCAATAGGTGGAACCGGTGAACAGCGATCACTATTGAAGAAAGGATGACAGCGGTCTTGAAGAAAAGGATTTTCATATTCGGCATGGCCATGCTGATTATTGTCATGGCCCCGGCATTGGTTACGGCGGTCGACTCGGTATTTATCACCGCTCCCACCGCCCAGCAACAGAGCACCGAACCCATCGATAACGGGACGGCCATAAAGAACATGTTCGAAGCCGGCAACCAGTATCTTTCCGAAGGCCGGTATGAACGGGCGATCGAGGAATACAACCGCATCAAAGAAACCCTCGGCGGATCAACGGACCCGAACATGGTGAACGCCTTTTTCAACCGGGGATTGGCCTATCATATGATCGGCGAATATGACAACGCCATCGACGATTTCAGCATCGTCATCGGCATCAACCCGCAGGATGACCGGGCCTATTATCACCGGGGAAACGCGCTCGCCATGACGCGGGAATACGATCGGGCCATCGAGGACTACACGGCCGCCATCGGGATCAACCCCGCTGATTATCGCTTCTATTACAACCGCGGGCTCACCTTTCAGGAAAACAGCAGAAACTTCGACCGGGCCATCGAGGATTTCAAGCAGGCGATCCGACTCTCTCCTGAGGACCCGAAACTGTACTGTTTTCTGGGCATTACCTATTACAAAAAACACCAGTACACATCGGCGGCCAGCGCCTTCGACAATGCCGTGGCGAGAGACCCGAACTACGCTGAAGCGTATACGGGAAGGGGCCAATCATATTTGAGAAAGGGTAACCGG
Coding sequences:
- a CDS encoding tetratricopeptide repeat protein, translating into MKKRIFIFGMAMLIIVMAPALVTAVDSVFITAPTAQQQSTEPIDNGTAIKNMFEAGNQYLSEGRYERAIEEYNRIKETLGGSTDPNMVNAFFNRGLAYHMIGEYDNAIDDFSIVIGINPQDDRAYYHRGNALAMTREYDRAIEDYTAAIGINPADYRFYYNRGLTFQENSRNFDRAIEDFKQAIRLSPEDPKLYCFLGITYYKKHQYTSAASAFDNAVARDPNYAEAYTGRGQSYLRKGNRSKAIADFRKACSLGERAGCAMEELLLRSDGIPAETVHREKQEGDLYE